A window from Malania oleifera isolate guangnan ecotype guangnan chromosome 7, ASM2987363v1, whole genome shotgun sequence encodes these proteins:
- the LOC131160153 gene encoding pentatricopeptide repeat-containing protein At1g52620-like produces the protein MFASPVQLRKPLQQVQLLCSPSLLSLPTKPLFRHLVSSNSSSSSSSTRTTVDLSDEELTKINLLIPRLCDSNHLPEAVRLVDAALLTNPPLGSLSLSLLIARLASQPDMTHPMSLLNRLKHNPPAHPHLPLVSRMLVSSYLKNRRLREAFKVFNWLSRPDSPCAPDLAIYGLLVGGICRDGQMLEALKVFRSMLAANLVPRSELQTRVYRGLLREARIREAKELRGAFGSAADGGEGVGKVLELLDRLISSWVD, from the coding sequence ATGTTCGCTTCACCCGTCCAGCTGAGAAAGCCGCTGCAACAGGTTCAGCTCCTCTGCTCTCCGTCCCTTCTCTCCCTTCCCACGAAGCCCCTTTTCCGTCATCTCGTCTCATCCAactcttcttcgtcttcttcttcgaCAAGGACCACGGTTGATCTCAGCGATGAAGAACTCACAAAGATCAACCTCCTCATTCCTCGCCTCTGCGATTCAAACCACCTTCCAGAAGCAGTTCGCCTCGTCGACGCCGCGCTCCTCACGAATCCACCTCTCggatccctctctctctccctcctcatcGCCCGCCTCGCTTCCCAGCCAGACATGACCCACCCCATGTCACTTCTCAACCGCCTCAAGCACAACCCACCCGCTCATCCCCATCTGCCGCTCGTCTCCCGCATGCTCGTTTCTTCATACCTCAAGAATCGCCGGCTCAGAGAGGCCTTCAAAGTGTTCAATTGGTTGTCCAGACCGGACTCGCCCTGCGCCCCTGATCTCGCGATTTATGGGCTTTTGGTTGGTGGGATCTGTAGAGACGGGCAGATGCTTGAGGCTCTGAAGGTGTTCCGTTCGATGCTCGCGGCGAATTTGGTACCTAGAAGCGAGCTGCAGACGCGTGTGTATAGGGGTTTATTGAGGGAGGCGAGGATTAGGGAAGCCAAAGAGTTGAGAGGGGCTTTTGGGTCTGCTGCGGATGGAGGTGAGGGCGTTGGGAAGGTTTTGGAATTGCTGGACCGGTTGATTTCCAGCTGGGTGGATTAG